A single Euryarchaeota archaeon DNA region contains:
- a CDS encoding HAD-IA family hydrolase, with amino-acid sequence MTLAAVAFDLDATLIDFVRFKRVSSEEAARAMVDAGLPMAVEEAEQKLIDTYYEVGIDSDTAFNEFLQRAMGRVDERILAAGIEGYLRTKRALVAPYPGTGKTLLELIKKGLRLAIITDAPGLKARQRLYSMGLADYFDTVITMTEFPTGKADEKPFLHLAEKFGVKPGEVAMVGDNPPRDVTPAKKAGLKTVLAEYGYRTWKTPPKLEVEPDARILDIKELPGVLAAWTR; translated from the coding sequence ATGACCCTCGCGGCCGTCGCCTTCGACCTCGACGCGACCCTCATCGATTTCGTCCGCTTCAAGCGCGTCTCGTCCGAGGAGGCCGCGCGTGCGATGGTCGATGCGGGGCTTCCCATGGCGGTCGAGGAGGCAGAACAGAAGCTCATCGACACCTATTACGAGGTGGGCATCGACTCTGATACGGCCTTCAACGAATTCCTTCAGCGCGCGATGGGGCGCGTCGACGAACGTATCCTTGCAGCCGGGATCGAGGGTTATCTTCGGACCAAGCGGGCCCTCGTCGCGCCATATCCCGGGACCGGAAAGACGCTCCTTGAACTCATCAAGAAAGGCCTCCGCCTCGCGATCATCACAGATGCCCCGGGCCTCAAAGCCCGCCAGCGACTCTACTCTATGGGCCTTGCCGATTATTTCGACACCGTCATCACGATGACGGAATTTCCAACCGGTAAGGCCGATGAGAAACCGTTCCTGCATCTTGCGGAAAAGTTCGGCGTGAAGCCCGGTGAGGTCGCGATGGTGGGCGACAATCCACCGCGAGACGTGACGCCCGCGAAGAAGGCGGGATTGAAGACCGTGCTCGCGGAGTACGGTTATCGCACCTGGAAGACGCCGCCGAAGCTGGAGGTGGAACCCGATGCTCGTATACTCGACATCAAGGAGCTGCCGGGCGTGCTAGCGGCTTGGACGCGATAG